One window of the Alphaproteobacteria bacterium genome contains the following:
- the nudC gene encoding NAD(+) diphosphatase, translating to MTHRVPGPRGAELWPAMSHSHVFAGSSLDRAAHLRRDEAALEALRKAPGTRLLPLWRLRGLIALEPAPALAWQPMARLEEFAGEAKELIFLGLDEAGAGCFAVGLELGDNPAKGGVLDGAGKFIDVRTIAPQLGYGDAAILAQARALIDWHARHRFCAACGAATEAIDAGTVRQCPAAGCGAQHFPRTDPVVIMIALWRDSCLLGRQPPWPPGRYSALAGFVEPGESIEEATRREIWEEAGVKVGAVHYHSSQPWPFPSSLMIGCVAEAESPDISIGADELEDARWFSRDEVREMVRRAIEEPDSPDLALPPPLSIAFQMSNWWIEAEV from the coding sequence ATGACCCATCGCGTACCCGGGCCGCGGGGCGCCGAGCTCTGGCCCGCCATGTCCCATTCCCACGTTTTTGCCGGCTCCAGCCTCGACCGGGCGGCCCACCTGAGGCGCGACGAGGCGGCCCTGGAGGCCTTGCGAAAGGCGCCCGGGACGCGGCTCTTGCCGCTCTGGCGCTTACGCGGGCTGATTGCGCTGGAGCCCGCACCGGCCCTGGCTTGGCAGCCCATGGCCCGGCTCGAGGAATTCGCCGGCGAGGCCAAGGAACTGATTTTTCTCGGCCTCGACGAGGCTGGTGCCGGCTGCTTCGCCGTTGGCCTCGAGCTCGGTGACAACCCGGCCAAGGGCGGTGTGCTCGATGGTGCCGGCAAGTTCATCGACGTGCGTACCATCGCGCCGCAGCTGGGCTATGGCGACGCCGCCATCCTGGCCCAGGCCCGGGCGCTGATCGACTGGCACGCCCGGCATCGCTTTTGCGCCGCCTGCGGCGCCGCCACCGAGGCCATCGACGCCGGCACCGTGCGCCAGTGCCCCGCCGCGGGCTGTGGGGCGCAGCACTTTCCCCGCACCGATCCGGTGGTCATCATGATAGCCCTGTGGCGGGACAGTTGCCTGCTGGGCCGCCAGCCGCCCTGGCCCCCGGGACGCTATTCGGCCCTGGCCGGCTTTGTCGAACCGGGCGAAAGCATCGAAGAGGCGACGCGGCGCGAGATCTGGGAGGAAGCCGGGGTCAAGGTCGGCGCCGTGCATTATCATTCTTCGCAGCCCTGGCCCTTTCCCTCGTCGCTGATGATCGGCTGCGTCGCCGAGGCCGAAAGCCCCGACATCTCGATCGGCGCCGACGAGCTCGAGGACGCCCGCTGGTTCAGCCGCGACGAGGTCCGCGAGATGGTGCGCCGCGCCATCGAGGAGCCCGACAGCCCCGACCTGGCCCTGCCGCCGCCGCTCTCCATCGCCTTCCAGATGTCCAACTGGTGGATCGAGGCGGAGGTTTAG
- a CDS encoding DNA polymerase III subunit gamma/tau, with protein sequence MTEASRTTPYRVLARTYRPATFTELVGQDAMVRTLENAIQTGRLAHAFMLTGVRGVGKTTTARIIARALNCTGHEGDGPTAQPCGQCEACRAIAEDRHVDVLEIDAASHTGVANIRELTDGVRYAPASARYKVYIIDELHMLSTHAFNALLKTLEEPPPHVVFIFATTEVRKVPVTVLSRCQCFDLRRVEMAELVAHFGHVAEQENVAIEEGALGLVARAAEGSVRDGLSLLDQAMALGGDSIDEALVREMLGLGDQSGLYDLFDQLMAGDVAAALDTLQEAYRGGADPLAVMQDLLELVHWLTRLKLVPTLAEDATRPESERQRGAAMAAKLSLPVLARCWQLLLKGLGEVRQAPAPLAATEMVLVRLGYLADLPSPAELVQQLRGGEAAPAAPAAPAAPAAAPAAPAAAPAASAPAASSASATAPALETFADVVALVEAKREGILASHLRDGVHLVTFGPGRIELRLDATVAPTLPAELARLLGEWTGEPWQVTVSADEGAPTLDQQQEAQAENRRAEAAGDEVVQSVLEAFPGSRIRDVRPVDDTP encoded by the coding sequence ATGACCGAGGCCAGCAGAACGACCCCTTATCGCGTTCTCGCCCGCACCTATCGGCCGGCCACCTTCACTGAACTGGTGGGCCAGGACGCCATGGTGCGGACCCTGGAGAACGCCATTCAGACCGGTCGCCTGGCCCATGCCTTCATGCTTACCGGCGTGCGCGGCGTGGGCAAGACCACCACCGCCCGCATCATCGCCCGGGCGCTCAATTGCACGGGCCACGAGGGCGATGGCCCCACCGCCCAGCCCTGCGGCCAATGCGAGGCCTGCCGGGCCATCGCCGAGGACCGCCACGTCGACGTGCTGGAGATCGACGCCGCCAGCCATACCGGTGTGGCCAACATCCGCGAGCTTACCGACGGCGTGCGCTATGCCCCGGCCTCGGCGCGCTACAAGGTCTACATCATCGACGAATTGCACATGCTGTCGACGCACGCCTTCAACGCGCTCCTGAAAACCCTGGAGGAGCCGCCGCCCCACGTCGTCTTCATTTTCGCCACCACCGAAGTGCGCAAGGTGCCGGTGACGGTGCTGTCGCGCTGCCAGTGTTTCGATTTGCGCCGTGTCGAGATGGCCGAGCTGGTGGCCCATTTCGGACACGTAGCGGAGCAGGAAAACGTCGCCATCGAGGAAGGCGCGCTGGGCCTGGTGGCCCGGGCCGCCGAGGGCTCGGTGCGCGACGGGCTGTCGCTATTGGACCAGGCCATGGCGCTGGGCGGCGACAGCATCGACGAGGCTTTGGTGCGCGAGATGCTGGGCTTGGGCGACCAGAGCGGGCTTTACGACCTTTTCGACCAATTGATGGCGGGCGATGTGGCGGCGGCGCTGGACACCCTGCAGGAAGCCTACCGGGGCGGTGCCGATCCGCTGGCCGTGATGCAGGACTTGCTCGAGCTCGTGCACTGGCTGACCCGTCTCAAGCTGGTACCAACGCTGGCCGAGGACGCCACCAGGCCGGAAAGCGAACGCCAGCGCGGCGCCGCCATGGCGGCCAAGCTTTCGCTGCCGGTGCTGGCGCGCTGCTGGCAACTGCTGCTCAAGGGGCTGGGCGAGGTGCGCCAGGCGCCGGCCCCGCTGGCCGCCACCGAGATGGTGCTGGTGCGGCTGGGCTACCTGGCCGACCTGCCCAGCCCGGCCGAGTTGGTGCAGCAATTGCGCGGCGGCGAGGCCGCGCCGGCCGCGCCAGCCGCACCGGCCGCACCGGCGGCGGCGCCGGCCGCACCGGCCGCGGCGCCGGCCGCAAGCGCTCCCGCGGCCAGCTCGGCGTCAGCCACCGCCCCGGCGCTCGAAACCTTCGCCGACGTGGTGGCCCTGGTCGAGGCCAAGCGCGAAGGCATCCTGGCCAGCCACCTGCGCGATGGCGTTCATCTCGTCACCTTCGGGCCGGGCCGGATCGAGCTCAGGCTCGACGCCACGGTGGCGCCGACGCTGCCGGCGGAGCTCGCCCGGCTGCTCGGCGAATGGACCGGCGAGCCTTGGCAGGTCACGGTCTCGGCCGACGAAGGGGCGCCGACGCTGGACCAGCAGCAGGAGGCCCAAGCCGAAAACCGCCGCGCCGAGGCGGCCGGCGACGAGGTCGTGCAAAGCGTGCTCGAGGCCTTTCCCGGATCCAGGATCCGCGACGTGCGCCCGGTCGATGATACCCCCTAG
- a CDS encoding YbaB/EbfC family nucleoid-associated protein, with product MKNLGQMMKQAKEMQEKMGEIQARIEETEVTGEAGGGLVQVTLNGKGAMRRLRLDPSLVSGDEVEVVEDLIVAAHNDAKAKVEALIQQEMGQLTGGLNLPPGLDLPF from the coding sequence ATGAAGAACCTCGGTCAGATGATGAAGCAGGCCAAGGAGATGCAGGAGAAGATGGGTGAGATCCAGGCCCGCATCGAAGAGACCGAAGTCACCGGCGAGGCCGGCGGCGGCCTGGTCCAGGTGACGCTCAACGGCAAAGGCGCCATGCGCCGGCTGCGCCTCGATCCCAGCCTGGTGTCGGGCGACGAGGTCGAGGTTGTGGAGGATCTCATCGTAGCCGCCCACAACGACGCCAAGGCCAAGGTCGAGGCCCTGATCCAGCAGGAGATGGGCCAGCTCACCGGCGGCCTCAACCTGCCGCCCGGCCTCGACCTGCCGTTCTGA
- the recR gene encoding recombination mediator RecR, with product MAANDIERLIQLLAKLPGLGPRSARRAALFLVKRPDGLLRPLAQALSAAADNVHPCSRCGNLDGRDPCAICRDERRDASLLCVVEDVADIWALERAAVFAGRYHALGGVLSALDGIGPEDLNIAGLLARARAPEVTEVILAMNATVDGQTTAHYVSDLLAECDVTISRLAHGVPVGGELDYLDDGTLGAALNSRRPI from the coding sequence ATGGCGGCCAACGACATCGAGCGCCTGATCCAGCTCTTGGCCAAGCTGCCAGGGCTGGGTCCGCGTTCGGCCCGGCGGGCGGCACTTTTTCTCGTCAAGCGCCCCGACGGCCTGCTGCGGCCGCTGGCCCAGGCGCTCTCGGCGGCCGCCGACAACGTCCATCCCTGCTCGCGCTGCGGCAACCTCGATGGCCGGGATCCCTGCGCCATCTGCCGGGACGAGAGGCGCGACGCGAGCCTGCTCTGCGTCGTCGAGGACGTCGCCGACATCTGGGCCCTGGAGCGTGCCGCGGTCTTTGCCGGGCGCTACCATGCCCTGGGCGGCGTGCTCTCGGCCCTCGACGGCATCGGGCCCGAGGATCTCAACATCGCCGGCCTCTTGGCCCGGGCTCGGGCGCCAGAGGTGACCGAGGTCATCCTGGCCATGAACGCCACCGTCGACGGCCAGACCACGGCCCACTACGTCAGCGATCTGCTGGCCGAGTGCGACGTCACCATCTCGCGCCTGGCCCACGGCGTGCCGGTGGGCGGCGAGCTCGACTACCTCGACGACGGCACCTTGGGCGCGGCGCTGAATTCCCGCCGGCCGATTTAG
- the def gene encoding peptide deformylase — protein sequence MTIRPIITAPDPRLKLRSEVIAEVDDGVRQLLDDMYETMVAAPGIGLAAVQIGEPRAAIAVCLDTPEGEEPRPYYLVNPEVVWRSDEEMQHEEGCLSLPEQFAEVVRPAEARIRYLDYRGEEQELHAAGLLARCILHEMDHLRGVLFVDHLTVIKRNMILRKLAKARRQQASA from the coding sequence ATGACGATCAGGCCCATCATCACCGCCCCCGACCCCCGCCTCAAGCTGCGCTCTGAAGTCATTGCCGAGGTCGACGACGGTGTGCGCCAGTTGCTCGACGACATGTACGAGACCATGGTTGCGGCGCCCGGCATCGGCCTGGCGGCGGTGCAGATCGGCGAGCCCCGCGCCGCCATCGCGGTCTGCCTCGACACCCCGGAAGGCGAGGAGCCACGGCCCTATTACTTGGTCAATCCCGAGGTGGTGTGGCGCTCGGACGAGGAAATGCAGCACGAAGAGGGCTGTCTCTCGCTGCCCGAGCAATTCGCCGAGGTGGTGCGCCCGGCCGAGGCGCGCATCCGCTACCTCGACTACCGGGGCGAGGAGCAGGAGTTGCACGCCGCCGGGCTGCTGGCGCGCTGTATTTTGCACGAGATGGACCATTTGCGGGGCGTGCTGTTTGTCGACCACCTCACGGTCATCAAGCGCAACATGATCCTGCGCAAGCTGGCCAAGGCGCGGCGCCAGCAGGCCAGCGCCTGA
- the fmt gene encoding methionyl-tRNA formyltransferase: MRLVFMGSPDFAVPTLTALIEAGHELAAVYSQPPRPGGRGKAERPTPVHQLAAHRGLEVRTPATLKGESAALAELAPDAVVVVAYGLILPPAVLAVPRLGCLNLHASLLPRWRGAAPIQRAIMAGDGETGVAVMQMEAGLDTGPVLLDERLPIGPATTAAELHDELAAMGAPLMLRALDGLAAGTLAPQPQAAEGITYAAKIEKSECRLDWQRPAIELQRQVRGLAPFPGAWFGYAGERIKVLEVETLTQEGEPGRVLAPDDLVVGCGQDALRLLTLQRGGRRPLAAAQLRRGFPLPPGADLGLV; the protein is encoded by the coding sequence CTGCGCCTGGTCTTCATGGGCTCGCCCGATTTCGCCGTGCCCACCTTGACGGCGCTCATCGAGGCCGGCCACGAGCTGGCCGCCGTCTACAGCCAGCCGCCGCGCCCCGGCGGCCGCGGCAAGGCCGAGCGCCCGACGCCGGTACACCAATTGGCGGCCCATAGGGGCCTCGAGGTGCGCACGCCGGCAACGCTCAAGGGCGAAAGCGCGGCGCTGGCCGAGCTGGCGCCCGACGCCGTGGTCGTCGTGGCTTATGGCCTGATCCTGCCGCCGGCGGTCCTGGCCGTGCCCCGGCTGGGTTGCCTGAATTTGCACGCTTCGCTACTGCCGCGCTGGCGCGGCGCCGCGCCCATCCAGCGCGCCATCATGGCCGGCGACGGCGAGACCGGCGTTGCCGTCATGCAGATGGAGGCGGGGCTCGACACGGGACCCGTGCTGCTCGACGAACGCCTGCCCATCGGCCCGGCCACTACCGCGGCCGAGCTGCACGACGAACTGGCGGCCATGGGGGCGCCGCTGATGCTGCGGGCGCTCGACGGCCTGGCGGCGGGTACGCTCGCGCCCCAGCCACAAGCCGCGGAGGGCATCACTTACGCCGCCAAGATCGAGAAATCCGAATGCCGCCTCGACTGGCAGCGCCCGGCCATCGAGCTCCAGCGCCAGGTACGCGGCCTGGCCCCTTTCCCCGGCGCCTGGTTCGGCTATGCCGGCGAGCGCATCAAGGTGCTTGAGGTCGAGACGCTGACACAGGAAGGCGAGCCCGGCCGGGTGCTGGCGCCCGACGACCTGGTGGTGGGCTGCGGCCAAGATGCGTTGCGCCTGCTCACCCTGCAGCGCGGCGGCCGCCGCCCCTTGGCCGCGGCCCAGCTCAGGCGCGGCTTTCCCCTGCCGCCGGGCGCCGACCTGGGACTGGTATGA